DNA from Meleagris gallopavo isolate NT-WF06-2002-E0010 breed Aviagen turkey brand Nicholas breeding stock chromosome 12, Turkey_5.1, whole genome shotgun sequence:
GTTAGATGTAGATTAGTAATTAGAATTTTTTGCCACAAAGgtgctgaggtgctggaagTGGTTGCCCAAAGTGGGTACTCCTTAGCCGAGTTGGCTGGGGCTTTGGGCTAATGTGACCtagtgggagatgtccctgcttTTGGCAGCAGGATTGGGGATTGTACAAAATGatctttaaaagtcccttccaacccattctgtgattctatgattgaatCCATATTTATACTTCCTTACCTATTATCTGATTAACAAGTCACTTTCCCATCTGCAAGATTTTCACGTAGCTCATCATTCCACGTCGTTCTGGAGATAAGGGCTCTGCAGATGTTCTGGCAAAGATAATATTCTGAAAAGGAAGTGTAGTCAAATGGCTTCATGAAGACTAATGGGAATATTTGTCAGCCTAGGATTTTCATGTGTCCATAAACTAACTGATTGTTTGATTCTTCTGCATTGTGTAACGTAGTGGATTTCTGTATctgcttctgtattttgttgtaCCTTGTTCATAAAATATTTGGTTCAACAGAAAGGAAGGTGAGAAAAACCACTTTCTTGGCATCTATGTGCAGAATGCATGCCACTGGCTGGCTGAGAGACTTGTACGGCATCCTATGAAAAATTGTTGGAAAACATTTCCAAGCTGCCTAATTTTTCTGTCTGTCATATGAGCATTCAGGCAAAGTTTTCTAAGCTTGCCTTTTCTTGCACGACTGTTAATGTAACTGTTCTTTTCAGCTATCATACAGTTTGTCCCCAAGATCAGGGAATACGTGGCAGTGTAAAATACGTTTGGGAATCTGATAGGATTCCAGTACATGAAGGTGATTTCTTCTGATCAGTGTCCTTGTGTCTCTCTCCCTATCCTGCACAGCCTTGCGGAGTCGATCAGGGCGGTCCATCATCAATGGAAACTGGGCAATTGATCGACCTGGAAGATACGAAGGTGGTGGGACGATGTTCACTTATAAGCGCCCAAATGAAATatccagcactgcaggagagtCCTTTTTAGCTGATGGTCCAACAAACGAAGTCCTCGATGTCTATGTAAGTTTCTTGTAAGATAAtctttctaaggaaaaaaaaatggtttggtGTTTACATGCAACACTTTAACTGCATTCAATACCAACAgttgttactgttttgttttttattcttgcaacagaattttgaatattttactaTCTCTTTCACATAATGCTCTGAGCTGAGGTTTAAGTTTTTATTGCTATCTGGTTGATGCCTAATACATAATGATCCAGGAAGAAATGGATCAGGAAATGGATTAAGgagatattttcaaataagtATCACAAAACAACTTCAGTTTAAGTATAAAATATCTTAATGTTTAAATTTATACTTGGTGTATTTTTTTCGTTTACAGTGAATATAATAAAGCTGGCATGATGGACACAGCTTTATTAGTTTTGCTTAGTGTCTACTACTGTGGATTGTCAAATCTAATTTGACTGGACTGTTATCTGAGAGTTTTCTTGTAGATATGAGGAATATTAGAATTCATTATAAGCTGACAGCATAGGATCTTCTTGTCTTTCCATATTTATCTTCCCACACTGTATTGGAAGAGAGATAGCTAAAAGAAATCCAAGGGTCAGAATACATAGCTCTTTTACGAGTTTGAAATATGTAGTCACACAGATACAATGTCTTCCTTCAGTCTTTGTCCTGCATGTAATTGTTTTCATCTGTAGTCTACATTTTTACTTTgtgtagaaaaatgaaaagatttgcAGATCGGAGCTCCAAATGGATTGTTGTTCCTATTTGCTGAAACCATGcagtctttcttcctttctcaataaaataaaataaggaaaaacgCTAAGTTACAACAGGTTTCATTAGCAAGATGGTAAGAAGAGCTTTACAAGTGTGAGGTGTGCATTGCTTCAAAGACTTTGGTCCACTATCTCAAAAGCAACGGTGCTGTATAATTCCATCCTTCTTATGGGAAAGCTATTACAAATATTCGTAGGGACTTCATCAGTTGAGCTCACTGTAATGTGCCTGTAAGCTGTTGTAGAAGTGTGGTGGAAAAACCATGGAAACAATTGGGAAGCTGATCCTGGAACCATCTTCAGAAGAGGGTCCTGATGCAGGAAGGTGAGGGGTACTTGGCAGCCAACTCCTCAGTGCTCAGTTTTCTCAGCACAAAAGACAAAGAaggtgtatttttaaataacaaagtAATGTTGGAAGGGCCAACCCTTACAGAAAATACTCCAGATAATGTATCATCAAACGGCTTAAAGTAGATGATCtctaagggacatggtttacaGAATGATTTAGCTATTATACTTGGCAAGTGAAAAGTAATTCTaggatgaggaaaaagaaaggtctGTGTCCTTAGTTGGTGTTAATTGAAATTATTGAAATTATTGAAAGCCTGAAGCATAAATCTACTGTAGGTCATATAGCCAGTGGCATAGCATGATTCCTTGCCTTTTGGCTCATGGTTTGTTAGGACCAGAGAACTACTGCAAGCTCTGgggtttcatttatttatttctttttaaacagattttaagTTAAAGTGTACTTTGGACCTTCTACCTCTCAGAGAATTTAGGACTTTTAAAGCAGTAGAAGCAGTTCTGAAGTAATCAAAGCTAAGTGAGTGAAGTTAGCAGCTGATGACATCTGTGCATTTCTTCCCACACTGTATTGGAAGAGAGCTAGCTAAAAGAAATCCAAGGGTCAGAATACACAGCCTCTTTTACGAGTTTGAAATATGTAGTCGCACAGATACAGTGTCTTCCTTCAGTCTTTGTCCTGCATGTAATTGTTTTCATCTGTAGTCTACATTTTTACTTTgtatagaaaaatgaaaagatttgcAGATGGGAGTATGCGTATGTATGGTATGGGTGTTCTGAGTCTCTCAGCAGCAAAGCCAGTCGGGAACTAGAGTATTCTGCTACcagtttttaaaactttcttaaaGTCATATCTTCTTAAGCTTTATTATGCCTGTCTCCTTAGGTAAGCACACAAGAACTGCCTTTGAGGTGTGCTCATGTCAACATGCATGGGGCTGTTCAGCAGCCTTCTGAAAACAGTTGCATTTGTTTAAAGTTCCCACATGTGTTCATAAGGAACACTTGAAAGAGTTGTTATGGCTTGCTGTaaagcagtgagcagggacTCTGTCTGCAAGTACATTACATCTTCATTCAGTTGCAAATGACCATGGAAGGATGCAGGAAAGATGCCTCTCCAGTCACCCTGACAAGTATGGGGGCCTTTATAATCTGTTCACTTAAGCTTTGTTGAGTAATGCATATGATGAGAGTAGTGCACCATTAGTAACTTAGCTAGCTGGTAATTGAGATACCACTGAGTGGTGTAGGGGTGGCTGCATGATGATCAAACAAACTGTTTGATTTGCATGTGTTCTGTTTGGGTATATATCTGATAAACCTTTAAAAAGGCAGCTTGATCTGTAGATCGGAGACTGTGGcacttgtttttctctgctttgtttcttccttgcTCATATTTCCAGAGGCATCTGCCAAGCTCCCCCTGTCAGTGTTTTGGTGACCACAGGACTGTCCAGGCCAGGGTGGGTCCTGCCTACTGCAGCTGCCCTCAGCTACAGCCTGTCAGACCTGTGGTTTTTATGGAAGGTTTAGAGAAACAGTTTATCTGCCATCACAAGCTATCTCAGTTTGCAAACAGTCAccttattttttcacttttaaacaCGATCATTAAGCATTATTTCTGTAATGACCAATGATAGATAATGTTACACAGTTGATCAGTTGAAGTACATTTTTCAGCATTAGTAATATAATGATTGGAAAAAGTGAATAAatggctgcttttctttttagatgATACATCAGCAGCCTAACCCAGGTATACATTATGAGTATATCATTCCAGGAGACAATGTCATCAGTCCTCAGTTGCTTGCTCACAGGAGGCCAGGTAAAACGCCAGTATTTCCTATTATTAAGCACATTCTATTACCTGATAAACTAATGGAGAAATCTGTACCATTAAGTTCAGTGTAAACAATTTGTGAAAGGCCCAGGATTTCACCCTTCTCATTGAAATAGAAGTCTGCATAGATTTGTTAACTTAAGTGAATTTCTGCTGACCTGAGTTGCTGGGAATCTCATCatacatttctattttcagcaATAGTTTTGTTCTTAAGACGTTAACTATGGCTTTACTTGAGCTGGATTGTTGTAGCTGTGTCTCAGAAATTGGATTGtacctgatttttcttttcagagtttGAGCTAATTTAACAtaattcttctcattttcactttcttctccCGACCAGAGAGGATGAGAGAGAAAACTGGTACCTCTCCAAGCTAGAATTTGGGCAGATTATGCTCTTGATTCTGTGCTGTGGAGAGGTGCTGTGTGTATCAATAGGAAGTTTCTGAAGGACAGTACGACCAAACTCACTTGTaaattttctacttttcctGTTCATGCCTTGACAAATTTCTAAGTTTTTATGCAGTCTGTTCGTAATGAAGGACAGCTGTACTGTGATGTGAGGAGGCACAGAATATAGAGTATGTTacaaaaaatgctttggaaaatgttGACAGGGTGCATTAATTCTACAGTGTGATTGGAGAGTCTTCTGTTCTTAAAGTGTTTGCTGGCTAAAACTTGGCTGTTTTAGTTTTAAACAACACAGTCTTCATAGACCAATATTAGGAAGTCTCTgcataggaaataaaagctgctTTCATGTTTAATGATACTCCAGTGTACTGATTATTAGTGGATGAAAACAGACTAGTTGCACGTGAGGTTCATTATGTTCCTTTGTTTTCAATATGCTTTCCATCATCAGGGGAGCCCTTGAATGGTCAATTAGAAATGCCTGAAAGTACAAATCACAATGAGGAGAATTTGCATAGGGAGACAGACACTATCACTGGACAGTCAGTTGGAACTTTCCCAGTTATTCAGCCAGGAAGATTTCCTTCTCATCAGCCAGAAAACCAGGTGCCTGCTGTGCAGCTATCAAGACAAAACCGAGAATACAACTGGAAACAGATTGGAAAAACTGAGTGTACCACTACATGTGGGAAAGGTAAGTGCTTCATATAGCATTCACAGAAAATAGATACAGCAGAATTCTGGTATTGGAGAGGAGAAACGTGGAATATTACGAAGTGCACTTCaatagaaaaatttaaaaaactgaAGTACAAAGTATATAAATTAAAAGAGAATGCAGCATTTGCTTCTGGAGCTGaatatttcaggattttttaTCAGGCTGCTCTTTTATACCGTTGATACACAGCAGCTTTCCGCAACGCTCTTTGTCATTCCTTATACTTCAGTTTGGCTTCTCCAGCTTTTGTCTGATACACCCTTCTTGCTTTCTGTATCTTTGTCAACAGTTTTCTGATCTTTACAGGACAATTTTGCAGGGCTTCCATCAAATCTTTACCTCCTTGAATGTTACTGGAACAGAAATGAGATGTTTTCTCAGCTTTCCCTACAATGCTGTGCTGTACTTTCTATGTACTAAGCACTTCACTGCTTACACTGTAATATTAAGTATAGCTTTCATGTACATTTGGAAGTTTTGGACAAAAACTTAGTGTGAATTTCCTCTTGTTATGCTGTGCTTGttatgcttttcctttctgcatctGTTTTGGATTCTATTGCAATAAAAAGCTTCTATTGCAGACTGTTTTGCCATGtatcatttaattttcatttcaggatCCCAGTACCCAATTTTCCACTGTGTCAACAGAGTCACACATGAGGAAGTTCCTGAGAATTATTGTGACAGCAGCACCAAACCTATTCCAGAAGAGGAAGCCTGCAACATTTTCCCATGTCCAGCTTTGTAAGATACTGTGGTTTAAGTCAAGTGAAATAATCCAGTGTCATTGCAGTTTTGCAGAACATCTGGAGTAGGAAACGAGTTTGAACTTCTAAGCACTGTGCACTTAACATTATGAAGTGCAgagtatattttttctttagtgatTTATCTTCATCCATTTTCACTGTAGCAGTAGCATTCAGAGGAGTCAAAAGGGAAATTGTCACCAAGTGAGCCCAGTAATTTCTCAGTTTTGTGTGGTTATTCAGGCATACACACTACATCTATGGTCTCTTTATGGGAATCTTTTTCATACCAAGTGACAGccttctgcaaatatttgtctAAAGAAGAGGCTCTGTAGGTTACATCACCTCATGTGGGATCGGTGGGATGCAGTACCTGCCTGTTCATTGCATGGTGTTGTATTTAAAGCTGAGATTTACCTGGTAGAACTCACAACAGCCCCCTCATAAACATGACCTCTCTTCTGGAATTCAATAGTTCTTCAGCTCAGCTCAAAGTCTGGATTTAAAAGTGATAACTATTGCTTCTAGAGCTCCCAATATCACAGGCTCAGGTGTGACTGTTCTGGAGCAATTTACTTGGAGATTTTTTCTATCgcaaagcatttttctcaactttttctttttgacaactcattaattccttttttcttcttatttcattttttttagagATCAATATCAAGAATATAAAGAGATgtgtaaatattattttaaaatagtatttgtttgtaattttttaatatcagaatATAAATACTAGAAAGAGCACAGATTTCACTCATTCTCCACAGGAgttccaaaataaaatgtttgaacTATTCAGATATTTCCCTTCCTTATGTGTTATGCCTGAAACTAAAATTGAACAGGAAAAATGTAATGCTTATACAAAAAGAttaaagaaatgcagtgaaatCTATGTTGTAATTAGAAAAAAGTATCTAgggattttttcttctctccctggagatgtttgaggccaggttggatggggccctgggcagcctgctctagtattaaatgtggaggttggtggaggGGTGGTTGGAGATTCATGCATGTGGAGGAgtggttggagattcatgatcattgaggttccttccaacccaggccattctgtcatgctgtgattctatattCAGTGATCATTTGCCATTTCAGTTTTACTGTTGAATTAATGCCTACATGGAATAAGTAATTTTTGTAAGCCTTTGCTGAActgagttcagaaaaaaaacaaccaaaaacgCAATATGATTTAAATTTTTAGAATGTATCATTAAGgcagaaatatatattatagattctttaaaactaaaaaacatacaacaaaacaacacaactaTTAGTGACTTAATGTTTGTAATATGCTTTGAAACCGTGCATTGTGCAATCTAAACACGTGCTTATTAGTACCATCCAATACAGCTAGATTGATTGTAGGATATAATGTTATCTTCGTAAGTGATTGTTTTGCATGCAAAGTTTTAAGTATCATTTCAATTAGAATCATGTCCTTAGCGTGCTATTGAGATTAGCGTTAGATTAATCTTGTGAATCTTAACTGAAAAAGCtactctctcttttttttttttcccattccttttttccctttcctttagTTGGGACATAGGGGAGTGGTCTGAGTGCAGTAAAACATGCGGCCTTGGCATGCAGCATCGACAGATCTTATGTAGGCAAATATATGCCAACCGTACCTTGACAGTTCAGCAGTACCGCTGCCATCACCTGGAGAAACCAGAGACCACCAGCACTTGCCAGCTGAAGATCTGCAGTGAATGGCAGATTAGGACAGAGTGGACTTCAGTAAGTATGACTGATTAGTTTGGGGCATAAAACCTCAGAAAAGAATAAGTATTTTCTCAAACGTATcagcaattaaaattaaatttgattttctttaaagcaagGAAGCAGAATGTGAATAGCCCcagaaataaggaaatattAGTTCAGAAATAACCTGCATGATTGTGACAATTAAGGTTTTCAAAAGGTGAAGAAGAGTGGTTGTGTAGAACAAAACACACAGTTATCTATGTACAGAAGCACTTAAGCTTTCTGAACAatgattactttttaaaaatactctaTGAAATGAAGTTCAAAGAAGGCTAGTAAGTTTGTCTGTGGTGAAGAACTGATGGTTTTTCTTAGCATATGGAGTTTAGTTAGAGGACTGATTTAACCTTATGTATGTGTTAAGTATAGAGACAGTCAGTAACTGTAATTGGTTTGAGACTATGCTGAGGTTCTCAGATAAACATGAATAATACAATTTTGagctttaatttctttgtaGTTTACAGAGTTTCTGGCCACATGACAACCATCCTCAATACTTCTATGGCCATTGTAGGGAGGGGAAGTATTCTGATGTATTAGGTGTAATGATAAACAAATCTCTTTCAGTTAGacatgaaacaaagcaaaaagcttttATAGAGCTGCTGAGTTGTGTGGATAGATAGACCATGAAAAATTCCAGCTGGTTGAAGAAAAGAGGGCAGAAGGCCTTACCTTTTAACAGGgattcaaaatatgtttttcttttcagttctctaCCTTTGTATCTGTATATAGACCAAGATCAAAATTTTGCAGAGTACATCAATGTGTTATTCAAATGTCAGCCGTTCATTTTGATTAGATACAGCAAGGCTCATTGGAGATAGGatttgattttatgtttttcaaatatatctACATAGTATGCAGTAGAATGCTCAGactgaaaatatgattttaaaactACTAACTcgtttttatttcccatttctaaATCTGTTTCTCTGAGTATGTTATTATTAGTAAATGAGCTATGTATGATGTGATAGATCTTGTATAGAGTCCTGATGCAAACTACTGTCTGTTACAGTGTTCAGTACCttgtggagtggggcagaggaCTCGAGATGTGAAATGTGTCAGCAACCTTGGAGACATTGTTGATGATGAGGAATGTAACATGAAGCTGCGGCCAAATGATATTGAAAACTGTGACATGGGACCTTGTGCTAAGAGCTGGTTTCTTACAGAATGGAGCGACAGAGTAAGGCTTCTCATTGTTGTTATGTACTGCAAAATTTTCTAAAACAACTTAGATGcatcaaaatttaaaaaaatataaatgtatctACCATAGAAGAAGTGAACGTATTTTCTATGTTTGTCTTTGATCTGTAGAACAGGCAAGAACATACAAAAAACAAGGATCTCAAGGGTACTGTGAGTTTGTGTTAGATACAAAAATGCATAGATTGTGGGTATGTGGCTGAACATCTGGATTTAGCATTGATCTGTGTCTGAGCTTCCCAAACTACTGAGTGAGTTGAGATTTATTGTTCTGCCTTGCTTAGCCCCAAGTCTTAAGCTTCAGATCTTAGGAGTTTCCCTACTGTTTCTATAAGTGATGGAGGTTTGAGGTCTGATGTCTGGCTTTAAGTTGAAATCATAAAACAATTTTCCTATAGCTTTTAAAAGAGGAGAGCAACTTCACAAACTCAGGAAAGATTGAACTGAGACTTCCTCTATTTCGTGAATatagatattttttaattccgGTGAGTCTGACTGTGCATGAAAACAATACAGAGTATGGTGATGTACCTTGTTTCATGTCTAGGTTCCAAGAAGTTGTTCACCGTTGGTACTCATGCTTTCATTAAAAGGCTGATGAACTAAAGCTGGGACAAAATCGGTATTTTGGTCTTTCTCACGCATGACTGCATATCAGATTTCATCTATCCACAAGCCAAGTTTTCACTCTCTATGAAATCCTGATTATATCTCCCTTTTCTTTGACTGATCGTTTTGGCAGGCAAATAATTTCACTTATAGAAACATAAAGATTTCTTAACTTCACAGATTCATTATTTATATCATTTTAGTAGAATCTCCAAAAACCAGGATAATATAAAAATCTGGGCACTCAAAAGATCTGCATCACCTTTCAGGTGTAGAGAAGGGTGAGGAACTTCACAAATTATAACAATGTTAGAAACCCTGATCAAGTTTTGCTAAAATTAGAGACCTGCAAAACTTTCAACCTCCAGACAActcaaatacattttatttgagttaaattacattttaaaagatctATTCTTCCATAGCAATGGCAGAAAGTTATCAATTGAATTACAGGTATATTAgtagaaatggaaaagattttatTGTTGAGTAAATGACTTATGGCGGAGAGGAGGGAAAATATTTGCAGCTACCATGATCAGCTAATACAGTTCTACCATGTGAAGCACACACATTCCAATGAAGTTTCTAGAATCcgttttttctttgttatccTACACTGACATTTTGTATGCTGCAGAATTAAAAGTACTTTCTGTAGCTGCAAGTTGGGACTGCAGAATGTTACTATGCTTATTTGTATGTATTAAATGAGACATAGAAGTGAAGTAAGTAATGTAGACAATTTTTTTACCAGAGTTTTTTCTTACAACAAATGTCTTAGGGTCAAAGAGTAAATAATGGATTTTTTACCTTCTCAGATTTTATAAGTGAACAAATTAATTACTTCCAAATGCTTGCTACTGTTGCTGGCAATATTCACCATCGTTTCTGCCAGCAATTCGTTTGGAGTTTGATTcaaaaagaagaatggaaaaaacagctcatttcaagaggaaaaaaaaaagaaaaaattaaaactggaatGTGCAGAATCACACATGTCGTGGAGTAAAAATGGGCGTTCCCGGTTGCATGGGCTTTGTATGTGTAATCTCCCccaaaaattctttaaaaaatacttcaagcCAAGCCACATTTCAGCAGTAAGCATAGATCAGTGATGGGCAGCACACAAATGGTTCAGATAAGCAGCCGAAAGTTCAGATGGTTAAAGAAACCTTGTTCAAACCTGTTGAGTCTGCAAAACTGTGGTGGAAATGTCACAAGAACAGACCTTCATTGTGAGATTTATTACATGCTTACTTCAAGACCCAGATGTAAATACCACAGAACAGTCTCTCCCATTGTGTTTTGACATTATGGCTGTGGCTAGAAATAAGAGGTAAAAGAATCTATCTTAACTTTTGAGAACACAAACTTTAAAATGGTTGAGCTTAAACTTGATTACAGTCATAAGAGAAGGCCTGATCCGTACTTTTCTGATCCTGCTTTGCAAACACTTAGTGTCTACTGGTGCATATGCAGCAAGTAGAGCAGAGGTGGGTTAAGTACATGCACAGTATGGATCAAAGTTGCCTGTACAGAATTATGCAATGAATGGAGTATTTCGGTAGAGATTTGGTTAATTATCGAAGCATCAAGAAAAGCAGTATATTAACATAAAAATGACGCTGTGCTTTACTGCTGGTGTTTTAAATTTCACAATTTGATAACTGAAAGCTGTTtatccttaaaaaacaaactgttgtatgagggctgctccaaaggtaatgtctcctgttttattttgctggcTCATTATGGCAGATGTGGATGTTGGTAGTCTGCCAATAGAGGGTGAACCTTCCTGCAGATATTCTGTGACACtttgccgtgtgacagatgacagcagaggggcaacctgacaaaatggtgtctgacatggaaatgtgaaTGATGCAAAGgggtggaattgaattccttcatgcagaaaaaaatgcaaccattgacattcactgacatttgctgaatgttGGTGGAGACTAAGCAGTGGATGTTAGGCAGTAgaagatgcatttcagcagtgatgacagtgacagtggggcATCTCCACTGGTAAAAGTTTTTGTGAacatggcatgcaggctgttgttcatcactggcaaaaatgcatagctaatggtggtgactatgttgaaaaagagtgttttgtagctgacaattttctctatcaagtagtgttcttgtgctttttgtattAGTTCTACTCTCCATGGGAATAAATAGGATACTTAATTTCAGAACAAATGACATATTTGCTATAAATTTCAAGTTCTTTTATTTGTCCTTAAAGTAGTTGTAAATACCATATCCTCATATTTCCCAGGATCtatttgaaacagatttttttactCGTTTCATTGGGAAAGAAAGAGTATAGGTTAAAAATCTCTAGCAAGAGTCATCTGGCTTTGTACGTGCCCATATGTAGTACATTTATGTGTACATTATTTCTGTATCTTCAGTATAAATGAAGAGGATTGACTTAAGCTTCATGGCTTCGTCTTCTACATCATCTTTAAATCTATTTACCTGTAGGCAACCTAGGCAAACCTTCAGGATGTACTTAAATGCATTTATGGAAGGATGGCTTCCTGTGTCATGATTCTTTTAGGATGGAATACTGAATTAAAACTGCAGAGATCCACCAAACTGCATGCTTTAATCAGCAGAGTAATGCCAGTGAACCTTACTGAACTCAGCAACAAAACTAGATTGACTGGAGTTGATGAGATTGTTGCAAACATTTCACATGACTGATTGTTTGACAGCTCTAATTTCTGGAATGATTACTTCTCCTATGGCTCAGAagcagaaaactgcattcttCTGATTTACAGCAGTGGGAGATTCATCAGTGTTTTCTGCCAACTATCTGCAGCATTCTCTTcttgcatttttattcatttctcaTTGCTGTCTCCTCTGTTCCTTTGTTTGTCATATTAGATTTACAGCATTCTTAGAAAAAAAGCCGAAGTACAGACAATTCTTACATGTTAATGAGATTCTGAGGCCAAAATAAACtataaaggagaaagaaaatgttactCATCAGGAATCAAAATCGAGAATGATCAAACACAtgctctgcatttcagtttattttaaaggagTAACTGCAATGCTTCCAGTATACTACAGAACACTTCTGTATGTCTTTCATTAGAGAATTACAATGTGCTTTGTAAAAATTGGTGCTTTATTCCTCACACACCCACAGTGTTGCTTAACTGGTGAAGGTGGGCATGTTGACCGGTCAAAGGTGGAACCACTGAAGCGTATTGCAGCTCACACTCTTCTTTCACagttttttattaaaatctgtATAGCTCAAGTAAAATCTCCTAGATCCTGAAAAGATAAAGGCAAAGAGACCACCATGGAGCTTGAGCAAGTGTTTTGCTATGTTTTATTATTGCTGTTTCcaatttaaactgaaaacaaaactaaatatCACTTTCTGTGGATTTCATATGGAAATCATATGAAAGCAGAAGTTCCCTATGCATAAATTTGTGACTAACCTCATGATTTGCAGAATGAAATGCATAGCCAGGAGAGTTTTGAAGGAGACATCGATAGAAGTGTGGCCAAAACCTacaaagaatgttttttcttctcctcagcTGATCTCTCTTTGACAAAATTCATTTGCTTTAGACTTTCTAAACTACTTCTAACTGCcaaaaacaaactgcttttcttaaagGTAGATAAGAGAGATCTGGTGAATGTGCAGTGCTGTCATATATTTGGTTTTAAAGGAAAGATGGACAGCTTAATACTGGAAATTATGCAGAGATTAGAATTATAGTAAGGCAGGCTAGTATTTAATCACACAACAATGACATTATTTACAAAGATACCTGGTGTTCgcaaaaatactaaaaatacttCTAATATTTGTATAACCTGCTGTTTCATGTCTCCCAGAAATCAAACTAAATCAAAATCATGTATGAAGGCACTGCTGTTTCCAagctcaaatattttaaaatctattgtTCTATTATTTCCTACCACTATTATGCCTATCACTGGATCTCTGTCTATTTACCTGCCAAGAGCCCC
Protein-coding regions in this window:
- the THSD4 gene encoding thrombospondin type-1 domain-containing protein 4, with the protein product MSAVVRCWKQKSYFILQSIGCDDYLGSDKVIDKCGICGGDNTACKVVSGVFKHTLTNLGYHKIVEIPEGATKINITEMSKSNNYLALRSRSGRSIINGNWAIDRPGRYEGGGTMFTYKRPNEISSTAGESFLADGPTNEVLDVYMIHQQPNPGIHYEYIIPGDNVISPQLLAHRRPGEPLNGQLEMPESTNHNEENLHRETDTITGQSVGTFPVIQPGRFPSHQPENQVPAVQLSRQNREYNWKQIGKTECTTTCGKGSQYPIFHCVNRVTHEEVPENYCDSSTKPIPEEEACNIFPCPAFWDIGEWSECSKTCGLGMQHRQILCRQIYANRTLTVQQYRCHHLEKPETTSTCQLKICSEWQIRTEWTSCSVPCGVGQRTRDVKCVSNLGDIVDDEECNMKLRPNDIENCDMGPCAKSWFLTEWSDRVRLLIVVMYCKIF